In the genome of ANME-2 cluster archaeon, one region contains:
- a CDS encoding DUF1249 domain-containing protein → MKKRIYETMYDKLVKLGIINQDGSLKFDEYIKLKSGIFMDLNIDHLSHKDDDRSIVISLAHNYIQDGDVMADPDMEIRIIPSLKMVEALTFQQDSTGTYQQVYLEDGRFYPSLKKELNNFLNSWLKNLIEQGFSNN, encoded by the coding sequence ATGAAAAAGAGAATCTACGAAACAATGTATGACAAGCTGGTTAAACTTGGTATCATAAACCAGGATGGTAGCCTGAAATTTGATGAATACATCAAACTTAAATCTGGGATTTTCATGGACTTGAACATTGACCACTTGAGTCACAAAGACGATGACCGCAGTATTGTGATCTCATTAGCTCATAATTATATTCAAGATGGTGATGTTATGGCGGATCCGGACATGGAAATTAGAATAATCCCATCTCTGAAGATGGTTGAAGCCCTGACATTCCAGCAAGATTCAACTGGTACATATCAGCAAGTATACCTTGAAGATGGCAGATTCTATCCTTCACTGAAAAAGGAATTAAACAATTTCCTTAATTCTTGGCTGAAAAACCTGATCGAGCAGGGATTCAGCAACAATTAA
- a CDS encoding transcriptional regulator produces MIRSPRLLPYGITLDELYIPNSSTLRNKGLAEVLYDTELIERWGSGIEKIQQHCLDGRLPEYTFEEYQGFQIVFRKDVYDEEYFHSLNLNERQIKAVIYVKEKGQITNKKYQEICDTSARTSSRGPADLVSRRLFEQKGTIGKGTEYTLIRQRRHKGAIYAPNKS; encoded by the coding sequence ATGATCAGAAGCCCCAGGTTATTACCCTACGGAATCACACTGGATGAACTATACATACCAAATTCATCAACACTTCGAAACAAAGGACTGGCAGAAGTATTGTATGATACTGAATTGATTGAAAGATGGGGTAGTGGCATAGAAAAAATACAACAACACTGCCTCGATGGTAGACTTCCTGAATACACGTTTGAGGAATATCAGGGATTCCAGATTGTGTTTAGAAAAGATGTCTATGACGAAGAATATTTCCACAGCCTGAACCTGAATGAAAGGCAGATCAAAGCTGTGATATATGTCAAGGAAAAAGGACAGATAACGAATAAAAAATATCAGGAAATCTGCGATACATCTGCAAGGACTTCTTCGAGAGGTCCGGCTGATCTGGTATCAAGAAGACTATTTGAGCAAAAAGGCACTATCGGCAAAGGAACTGAATACACTCTAATACGCCAAAGACGCCATAAAGGCGCCATATATGCGCCAAATAAATCATAA
- a CDS encoding CHAT domain-containing protein, with translation MNRPSDMPRRVELCQSALRLVNRNAQPELWADLQIELSNSFALNPLGPRAENLELSIYHYNQALEVFTHEAFPEQWAEIQNNLANAYNNRIIGERAKNIERAIDYCNRALEVYTREAFSEDWAMTQNNLAIAYWSCIHGNRAENLDCAIDHYNQALEVHTREAFPEQWGMIQNNLAASYWNRLHGDRAENIDLAIDHYNKALEVRTRRAFPEDWAMTQNNLANAYNNRIRGERVENLDIAIDHYNRALEVYTHQAFPEKWAAVQNNIALTYWNHIRGERAENIELAIDHFNQALEVYTCEAFPVDWAMTQNNLALAYRNRIRGECTENIDLAIDHCNQSLKIYTRETFPEKWAITQNNLALAYSDRILGEPAENIDIAIDHYNQALKVMTIERFPAYCRQTLHNLGNLHFTEMSWKNSLADYDGAIEAGNAILAEAHTEIGRKAEVGVTSRLYACSAYCLLKLKLIKKAVLRLEEGKTRLLTEALALADADLDMLSKTQRQAMSEAREAVRMLEAEMRLPSDVPARCTDIELGELLRQKRIELNKLVENLRSQHPDFMPTGLDLPGILGLIPEGGALVVPLVTSKGSAVIVIPHGVDSVETNHVVMLDSLYEDELLKLLQGPADDKEWGGWMGAYFAFCDEGTEAAMEQWLDVIEKSTSQLWTMLMEPIHHKLLSLNLAEGAPVILMPQGYLGLLPLHAAWRDVDGDRRAFIDDYSMSYAPSAYSLSISSERMQDTTRQKASLLAVINPTEDLRYTPVEGMAVESLFDPDHRKTLSGNEATKKEVTERIPGWTYLHFSCHGLYNWQDVMNSGLVMANNNILTLSEIISGLNLDTARLVILSACETGMTDIQQSPDEFIGLPTGFLQAGATGVASTLWAVDDAATSLLIKHFYRKHLNEGLPPDQALRSAQLWLRDASRQELGETYKSIARMSQNEAYRELVMGGDPSDKPYTNPYYWAAFTFTGK, from the coding sequence TTGAATCGTCCGTCCGATATGCCGCGTCGCGTAGAGTTGTGTCAAAGTGCGCTCAGGCTGGTGAACCGTAACGCGCAACCAGAACTGTGGGCCGATCTGCAGATAGAGCTTAGCAATAGCTTTGCTCTAAACCCGCTTGGTCCCCGCGCCGAGAACCTTGAACTTTCAATCTACCACTACAATCAGGCACTGGAAGTCTTTACACATGAGGCTTTTCCAGAGCAGTGGGCCGAGATCCAGAACAACCTGGCGAATGCCTATAATAACCGCATCATTGGGGAGCGTGCCAAAAACATTGAGCGTGCCATTGACTACTGCAATCGGGCACTGGAAGTCTATACACGCGAGGCATTTTCTGAGGACTGGGCCATGACCCAGAACAACCTGGCCATCGCCTACTGGAGTTGTATCCATGGTAATCGGGCCGAGAACCTTGACTGTGCCATCGACCACTACAACCAGGCACTGGAAGTCCATACACGCGAGGCATTCCCTGAGCAGTGGGGCATGATCCAGAACAATCTGGCTGCTTCCTATTGGAATCGCCTCCATGGGGATCGAGCTGAGAACATTGACCTTGCCATCGACCACTACAACAAAGCACTGGAAGTCAGGACGCGCAGGGCATTCCCTGAGGACTGGGCCATGACCCAGAACAACTTGGCGAACGCCTACAATAACCGCATTCGTGGGGAGCGTGTCGAGAACCTTGACATTGCCATCGACCACTACAATCGGGCACTGGAAGTCTATACACACCAAGCATTTCCTGAGAAGTGGGCCGCGGTCCAGAACAACATAGCTCTCACCTATTGGAACCATATTCGCGGCGAGCGTGCCGAAAATATTGAACTTGCCATCGACCACTTCAATCAGGCACTAGAAGTCTATACATGCGAGGCATTCCCGGTGGACTGGGCCATGACCCAGAATAACCTGGCTCTCGCCTACCGTAACCGCATACGAGGCGAGTGTACCGAAAATATTGACCTTGCCATTGACCACTGCAATCAGTCATTGAAAATCTATACACGCGAGACATTCCCTGAGAAGTGGGCCATAACCCAGAACAACCTGGCTCTTGCCTACAGTGACCGTATACTGGGGGAACCGGCCGAAAATATTGATATTGCGATCGACCACTACAATCAGGCACTTAAAGTCATGACTATCGAGCGATTTCCTGCTTATTGTCGACAAACACTCCACAATCTGGGCAATTTGCACTTTACTGAGATGAGTTGGAAGAATTCACTAGCAGATTATGATGGTGCGATTGAAGCCGGCAATGCGATTCTGGCAGAGGCGCATACCGAAATCGGCCGCAAGGCAGAGGTTGGTGTGACATCCAGACTGTATGCGTGTTCAGCGTACTGTTTGTTGAAACTGAAGCTGATCAAGAAAGCGGTTCTTCGGCTGGAAGAGGGGAAGACACGTCTTCTCACAGAAGCACTGGCCCTAGCTGATGCCGACCTGGATATGCTCTCTAAAACGCAGAGGCAGGCCATGTCAGAAGCGCGTGAAGCAGTACGTATGCTGGAAGCCGAGATGCGTCTTCCTTCTGATGTGCCGGCCCGTTGTACCGACATTGAACTTGGTGAGCTGCTTCGCCAGAAGCGTATCGAGCTGAATAAACTTGTTGAGAATCTGCGCTCACAGCATCCTGATTTCATGCCCACAGGTCTTGATCTGCCCGGCATTCTGGGACTTATACCTGAGGGTGGAGCGCTGGTCGTGCCGCTCGTAACCTCAAAGGGGAGCGCAGTCATTGTAATACCTCACGGGGTAGATTCGGTCGAAACCAATCACGTGGTCATGCTGGATTCTCTCTACGAAGATGAACTGCTCAAACTGCTGCAAGGACCTGCTGACGATAAAGAATGGGGCGGCTGGATGGGCGCGTATTTTGCCTTCTGCGATGAGGGGACAGAAGCTGCCATGGAGCAATGGCTGGATGTCATCGAGAAATCCACAAGCCAGCTCTGGACTATGCTGATGGAACCGATTCACCATAAACTGCTGAGTCTAAATCTGGCTGAAGGGGCGCCGGTTATCCTGATGCCACAGGGATATCTGGGGCTGTTGCCTCTGCATGCAGCATGGCGAGATGTGGATGGAGATAGACGCGCCTTCATCGACGACTACTCGATGAGTTATGCTCCCAGTGCCTACTCCCTTAGCATAAGCAGCGAGCGCATGCAGGACACAACCCGACAAAAGGCCTCGCTTTTGGCAGTGATCAACCCGACAGAGGATCTACGTTATACCCCGGTAGAGGGCATGGCCGTAGAGTCCCTGTTCGACCCTGACCACCGGAAGACGCTGTCAGGGAATGAAGCTACAAAAAAAGAGGTTACAGAAAGGATTCCTGGATGGACATATTTACATTTTTCATGTCACGGTCTTTACAACTGGCAGGATGTGATGAATTCTGGATTGGTGATGGCAAACAATAACATCCTGACCCTGTCTGAAATCATTTCGGGCCTTAACCTTGACACAGCGCGGCTTGTGATCCTTTCAGCCTGCGAGACCGGCATGACTGATATCCAGCAATCACCCGACGAATTCATAGGGCTTCCAACCGGATTTCTCCAGGCAGGTGCTACTGGTGTGGCAAGTACCCTGTGGGCTGTTGACGATGCAGCCACCAGCTTGCTGATAAAGCACTTTTATCGCAAACATCTGAATGAAGGCCTGCCGCCTGATCAGGCATTGCGCTCAGCTCAATTGTGGTTGCGCGACGCATCACGACAAGAATTGGGTGAGACATATAAATCCATTGCCAGAATGAGCCAGAATGAAGCATACCGTGAGCTTGTTATGGGTGGAGATCCCAGTGATAAGCCCTATACCAATCCATATTATTGGGCAGCCTTTACCTTCACTGGCAAATAA
- a CDS encoding tyrosine-type recombinase/integrase gives MTARLQECDYFNNLYEMAQEDFDNLLFYLEDVRGISRGEIQNYKKAIKKLYPWRYQDDIPKWVTSLKLENVDSTVQPSDLLTQDEVDKILAASRHPRNKAFIAFTLDSGMRVGALASTRIKNVEFNQYGGIIYISKTSRSKKTTAPKGIPITWSTGYLNQWLNVHSFRDNPEAPLWTTINEPYQPLSYKTIRVTIQNIARDAGVKKRVNPHFFRHKAITSWILDGLNEQEVKHRAGWSKGSMQMLKIYANFTDDEINNKIFERYGLKTDNKRKVTLEKCPRCNNVLKPSDRFCSQCSLVLDQSMAEEI, from the coding sequence ATGACCGCAAGATTACAGGAATGTGATTATTTCAATAACCTTTATGAAATGGCCCAGGAAGACTTTGACAACCTGTTATTTTATCTTGAAGACGTGAGGGGGATATCCAGAGGTGAAATCCAGAACTACAAAAAGGCAATTAAGAAACTTTATCCATGGCGATATCAGGATGATATACCTAAATGGGTTACTTCCTTAAAGCTGGAAAATGTAGACAGCACGGTCCAGCCTTCTGACTTATTGACCCAGGATGAAGTTGATAAAATCCTTGCAGCCAGCCGGCACCCCAGGAACAAGGCGTTCATTGCTTTCACGTTGGATTCCGGTATGAGGGTAGGCGCCCTGGCATCTACACGGATTAAAAATGTAGAGTTCAACCAGTACGGGGGAATTATCTACATTAGCAAGACAAGCAGGAGCAAGAAGACCACAGCACCTAAGGGCATACCCATAACATGGAGCACTGGTTATTTGAATCAATGGTTGAATGTCCATTCATTTCGTGATAATCCAGAAGCTCCCCTGTGGACCACAATCAATGAACCATACCAGCCATTGAGTTATAAGACCATTCGAGTTACCATCCAGAACATTGCCAGGGATGCCGGGGTCAAGAAACGGGTCAATCCCCATTTTTTCAGGCATAAGGCAATTACAAGCTGGATACTGGACGGCCTGAACGAACAGGAAGTGAAGCATAGGGCTGGCTGGTCCAAGGGCAGTATGCAAATGCTCAAGATATATGCTAATTTCACGGATGATGAGATCAACAATAAAATCTTTGAGCGATACGGCCTCAAGACCGATAATAAGCGCAAGGTCACCCTTGAGAAGTGCCCGCGTTGTAATAATGTGCTTAAACCATCTGACCGCTTTTGCTCCCAGTGCAGCCTTGTACTGGATCAGAGTATGGCAGAAGAGATTTAA